In Brassica rapa cultivar Chiifu-401-42 chromosome A06, CAAS_Brap_v3.01, whole genome shotgun sequence, a single window of DNA contains:
- the LOC103874508 gene encoding uncharacterized protein LOC103874508 isoform X2, which yields MGRCLTKKVFLIRNPILFLHLLISFSSGAMKQDAKGVCVSKGGRFPPYESEGKPPKPVGKGSKDLTLCQVFRKRTCCSPAQTNPAFVAVRNLATFGEASQECQHLFELLECSICNPNIGVQPGPPRICASFCNKVFAACKDAYFASNALTQMIGPCGVNDIICVKTSSWESNGTSFCEAAGFSVQTNDDSRKEPCYGRKASLEPVVESSWRRKPKKKKTPLKTETLSCFKDLLQWVRVMTTIQKVSLGVSFLVAGMFLIRQWNNRNRKQRLVAIQRAARRLGGKTKGNSYSAAIDRRAVQS from the exons ATGGGAAGATGTTTAACGAAGAAGGTGTTTCTGATTCGGAACCCGATCTTGTTTCTTCATCTATTGATCTCCTTCTCATCAG GTGCAATGAAACAGGATGCGAAAGGGGTATGCGTTTCTAAAGGAGGGAGGTTTCCCCCCTATGAATCTGAAGGAAAGCCTCCTAAACCTGTTGGTAAAGGATCAAAGGACCTAACTCTGTGCCAGGTGTTTCGCAAAAGAACCTGTTGCTCTCCTGCTCAGACAAACCCAGCTTTTGTAGCTGTCAGAAACCTGGCTACTTTTGGAGAAGCTAGTCAAGAGTGCCAGCATCTGTTCGAGCTGTTGGAGTGTTCAATCTGTAACCCGAACATTGGAGTTCAACCAGGTCCTCCTCGCATCTGCGCTTCGTTCTGTAACAAAGTCTTTGCAGCTTGCAAAGACGCATACTTCGCCAGCAATGCACTTACACAG ATGATTGGTCCATGTGGAGTAAACGACATCATCTGCGTTAAAACCTCAAGCTGGGAGTCTAACGGCACATCGTTCTGCGAAGCTGCTGGTTTCTCTGTTCAAACAAATGATGATTCTAGAAAAGAACCGTGTTATGGAAGGAAAGCAAGTCTAGAACCGGTGGTGGAGTCATCATGGCGGAGAAAGccgaaaaagaagaagacaccTTTGAAGACTGAGACTTTATCATGTTTTAAAGATCTTTTGCAATGGGTTCGCGTAATGACAACGATTCAGAAGGTTTCTTTGGGAGTGTCGTTTCTTGTAGCAGGAATGTTCTTGATCAG GCAATGGAATAACCGTAATCGGAAGCAGAGGCTAGTTGCAATCCAGAGAGCTGCTAGACGGTTGGGAGGGAAGACGAAGGGGAATTCATACAGTGCAGCTATAGATAGAAGAGCAGTTCAAAGTTGA
- the LOC103874508 gene encoding uncharacterized protein LOC103874508 isoform X1, producing MGRCLTKKVFLIRNPILFLHLLISFSSGAMKQDAKGVCVSKGGRFPPYESEGKPPKPVGKGSKDLTLCQVFRKRTCCSPAQTNPAFVAVRNLATFGEASQECQHLFELLECSICNPNIGVQPGPPRICASFCNKVFAACKDAYFASNALTQMIGPCGVNDIICVKTSSWESNGTSFCEAAGFSVQTNDDSRKEPCYGRKASLEPVVESSWRRKPKKKKTPLKTETLSCFKDLLQWVRVMTTIQKVSLGVSFLVAGMFLIRGYRQWNNRNRKQRLVAIQRAARRLGGKTKGNSYSAAIDRRAVQS from the exons ATGGGAAGATGTTTAACGAAGAAGGTGTTTCTGATTCGGAACCCGATCTTGTTTCTTCATCTATTGATCTCCTTCTCATCAG GTGCAATGAAACAGGATGCGAAAGGGGTATGCGTTTCTAAAGGAGGGAGGTTTCCCCCCTATGAATCTGAAGGAAAGCCTCCTAAACCTGTTGGTAAAGGATCAAAGGACCTAACTCTGTGCCAGGTGTTTCGCAAAAGAACCTGTTGCTCTCCTGCTCAGACAAACCCAGCTTTTGTAGCTGTCAGAAACCTGGCTACTTTTGGAGAAGCTAGTCAAGAGTGCCAGCATCTGTTCGAGCTGTTGGAGTGTTCAATCTGTAACCCGAACATTGGAGTTCAACCAGGTCCTCCTCGCATCTGCGCTTCGTTCTGTAACAAAGTCTTTGCAGCTTGCAAAGACGCATACTTCGCCAGCAATGCACTTACACAG ATGATTGGTCCATGTGGAGTAAACGACATCATCTGCGTTAAAACCTCAAGCTGGGAGTCTAACGGCACATCGTTCTGCGAAGCTGCTGGTTTCTCTGTTCAAACAAATGATGATTCTAGAAAAGAACCGTGTTATGGAAGGAAAGCAAGTCTAGAACCGGTGGTGGAGTCATCATGGCGGAGAAAGccgaaaaagaagaagacaccTTTGAAGACTGAGACTTTATCATGTTTTAAAGATCTTTTGCAATGGGTTCGCGTAATGACAACGATTCAGAAGGTTTCTTTGGGAGTGTCGTTTCTTGTAGCAGGAATGTTCTTGATCAG GGGTTACAGGCAATGGAATAACCGTAATCGGAAGCAGAGGCTAGTTGCAATCCAGAGAGCTGCTAGACGGTTGGGAGGGAAGACGAAGGGGAATTCATACAGTGCAGCTATAGATAGAAGAGCAGTTCAAAGTTGA
- the LOC103874510 gene encoding 50S ribosomal protein L18, producing MVIPPAVRPPRLFDYLKPYVLKMHFTNKFVHAQVIHSPTATVACAASSQEKALRETMGVTRDVAAASKIGKILGERLLMKDIPAVAIHMKKEQRYHGKVKAVIDSVREAGVKLL from the coding sequence atggtGATTCCACCGGCAGTGAGACCACCACGCCTCTTCGACTACCTCAAACCTTACGTCCTGAAGATGCACTTCACGAACAAGTTCGTTCACGCCCAAGTCATCCACTCACCGACAGCCACAGTGGCTTGCGCAGCTAGCTCACAGGAGAAAGCACTGAGGGAAACGATGGGGGTCACGCGCGACGTGGCTGCTGCTTCAAAGATTGGTAAGATCCTCGGGGAAAGGCTCCTGATGAAAGATATCCCAGCTGTTGCTATCCACATGAAGAAAGAGCAGAGGTATCATGGTAAAGTCAAGGCTGTGATCGATTCCGTCAGGGAAGCTGGCGTTAAGTTACTTTGA
- the LOC103874509 gene encoding serine/threonine-protein phosphatase PP1, giving the protein MMTSMEGMVEKGVLDDIIRRLLEGRGGKQVQLSESEIRQLCFNARQIFLSQPNLLELHAPIRICGDIHGQYQDLLRLFEYGGYPPSANFLFLGDYVDRGKQSLETICLLLAYKIRYPSKIYLLRGNHEDAKINRIYGFYDECKRRFNVRLWKIFTDCFNCLPVSALIDDKILCMHGGLSPELDNLNQIREIQRPTEIPDSGLLCDLLWSDPDQKIEGWADSDRGISCTFGADKVAEFLDKNDLDLICRGHQVVEDGYEFFAKRRLVTIFSAPNYGGEFDNAGALLSVDESLVCSFEIMKPATASSSGHPLKKVPKMGKS; this is encoded by the exons ATGATGACGAGCATGGAAGGGATGGTGGAGAAAGGGGTGTTGGATGATATCATCAGGAGATTGTTGGAAGGTAGAGGAGGCAAACAGGTTCAGCTATCGGAGAGCGAGATTCGTCAACTCTGCTTCAACGCACGTCAAATCTTCCTCTCTCAACCCAATCTCCTCGAGCTCCATGCCCCTATTCGCATCTGCG GTGATATACATGGCCAGTATCAAGATCTTCTGAGGCTATTCGAGTACGGAGGCTACCCTCCTTCAGCCAACTTTCTCTTCCTCGGCGACTACGTTGACAGAGGCAAGCAAAGTCTCGAGACCATTTGTCTCCTTCTCGCTTACAAGATTCGTTACCCGTCAAAGATTTATCTCTTGAGAGGCAACCACGAGGACGCTAAGATCAACAGGATATACGGATTCTACGACGAATGCAAACGGAGATTCAACGTGCGCCTCTGGAAGATATTTACTGATTGTTTCAACTGTTTGCCCGTATCTGCACTCATCGACGACAAGATCTTGTGTATGCACGGTGGCTTGTCACCGGAGCTGGACAATTTGAATCAGATTCGAGAGATTCAGAGGCCTACGGAGATTCCAGACAGTGGTCTTCTTTGTGATTTGCTTTGGTCTGATCCTGATCAGAAGATTGAAGGGTGGGCTGATAGTGACCGAGGCATCTCTTGTACTTTTGGAGCTGATAAAGTCGCTGAGTTTTTGGATAAGAATGATCTTGACCTCATTTGCCGTGGCCATCAG GTAGTGGAAGATGGTTACGAGTTCTTCGCAAAAAGGAGATTAGTTACGATATTCTCAGCTCCGAACTATGGTGGAGAGTTTGACAACGCTGGTGCATTACTGAGTGTGGACGAGTCTCTTGTTTGCTCTTTCGAGATTATGAAACCAGCCACAGCTTCTAGCAGCGGACATCCTCTCAAGAAG GTGCCGAAAATGGGGAAGTCTTAG